Genomic segment of Candidatus Marinarcus aquaticus:
ACGCAACGGCTATAAATTTAAGCTTAATAGTTTATTTATTTTCTTAAGTTTTATTTAATTTTATGTCACATTTTTAATTCTATTAATAATGTCAATTATTACTAAAGGAGGCTTTATTTGTAGTTTTTTAGAGCTTGTTGTGTCTCTCGAAGCATTGTCTTGGCTTTTAAGTCTTCTCGTTTGTCATGCAGTTTTTTACCTTGAGCTGTTGCAATTTGCAGCTTCACTAAATTTTTGGAATTAAAATAGAGTTTGAGTGGTACAATTGTAATCCCCTCTTTGGTCACTTTTTCATGGAGTTTATTGATCTCTTTTCGATGCATCAATAGTTTTCGTGAACGTCTTTCATCAGGTCGATACGTTGCATGCGTGGTGCTTAAGTGTGAAATATGCATATTTAAAACAAATATCTCATTTTTGATGATACGTACATGTGTATCTTTAAGG
This window contains:
- the smpB gene encoding SsrA-binding protein SmpB; its protein translation is MAKEKVKKNLEFKNRKAFHDYFILDKFEAGVELQGSEVKAIREGRVNLKDTHVRIIKNEIFVLNMHISHLSTTHATYRPDERRSRKLLMHRKEINKLHEKVTKEGITIVPLKLYFNSKNLVKLQIATAQGKKLHDKREDLKAKTMLRETQQALKNYK